A portion of the Sulfuricurvum kujiense DSM 16994 genome contains these proteins:
- a CDS encoding NAD(P)/FAD-dependent oxidoreductase yields the protein MNPEEIMKKIKEQEGLSRRDALKMMALSPIAASVLASSAAPASAEAASSDAVGKVVIVGGGSGALMVLARLRRALSKPDITIIAPNEKHVYQPGQIFVAAGEYDPEDIIFDNTGYIGDDVTWIKDEVATFDPDNNKLTTKKGTEVAYDYLVVATGVQYHYEQIEGLTVDMIGKNGISSVYLSDLAAGTAEGGTITRDWFNALHEAAKTSKPRVICTQPSTPLKCGGAPQKILYLSDDFLKRDKLTADFIFATASEKLFSLPEIDTAIQKVQAGYGNITNKFGHDLIRIDAEKKIATFHHKYQVQGEFDKDLNEYDMIDKEEEVEMQYDFIHISPPTAAVDAVANSPLAWQKGTAKGWLEVDRETLQHRRYKNVFGIGDVCGIPVGKTGGSARHQGPIVVGNLISVMEKKEELALKFDGYTVCPLKVSYGKIIMAEFNYDGLAPSFPLDPAQPRWVWWAFDLYMLQPMYRYLMLNGLM from the coding sequence ATGAATCCCGAAGAAATAATGAAAAAAATTAAAGAGCAAGAGGGGCTTTCGCGTCGTGATGCTCTTAAAATGATGGCGCTTTCTCCGATAGCCGCATCGGTGCTGGCATCATCAGCTGCTCCCGCAAGCGCAGAGGCGGCATCATCCGATGCAGTTGGAAAAGTGGTGATCGTCGGGGGAGGGTCCGGTGCGCTGATGGTACTTGCACGACTCCGCCGAGCCCTCTCAAAACCCGATATCACGATTATCGCACCGAATGAAAAACACGTCTATCAGCCGGGGCAGATTTTTGTAGCGGCGGGTGAATACGATCCAGAAGATATTATTTTTGACAATACCGGATATATCGGCGATGATGTGACATGGATTAAAGACGAAGTAGCAACGTTTGACCCCGACAATAATAAATTGACGACGAAAAAAGGGACGGAAGTAGCCTATGATTATCTCGTGGTAGCGACAGGTGTGCAGTATCATTATGAGCAAATTGAAGGGCTTACCGTCGATATGATCGGGAAAAACGGCATCTCAAGCGTCTATCTGAGCGATCTTGCGGCAGGAACGGCAGAAGGGGGAACGATTACCCGTGATTGGTTCAATGCACTGCACGAAGCAGCGAAAACGTCAAAGCCCCGTGTAATTTGTACCCAGCCATCCACTCCGCTTAAATGCGGCGGGGCACCGCAAAAAATCCTTTATCTCAGCGACGATTTTCTCAAACGCGACAAACTGACAGCCGATTTCATCTTTGCAACCGCAAGTGAAAAACTTTTCAGCCTTCCTGAGATTGATACAGCTATCCAAAAAGTGCAGGCAGGGTACGGCAATATTACGAATAAATTCGGCCACGACCTTATCCGTATCGATGCCGAGAAAAAAATAGCGACTTTCCACCACAAATATCAAGTTCAAGGGGAGTTCGATAAAGACCTGAATGAATACGATATGATCGACAAAGAAGAAGAGGTAGAGATGCAATACGATTTCATCCATATTTCTCCTCCGACCGCCGCCGTAGATGCAGTAGCCAATTCGCCGCTAGCGTGGCAGAAAGGGACAGCAAAAGGGTGGCTTGAAGTGGATCGTGAGACATTGCAGCACCGCCGCTACAAAAATGTCTTCGGGATCGGAGACGTTTGCGGTATTCCTGTCGGTAAAACGGGGGGAAGTGCGCGCCATCAGGGGCCGATTGTTGTCGGCAATCTAATCTCGGTTATGGAGAAAAAAGAAGAGCTTGCACTCAAATTTGACGGTTATACGGTATGTCCTCTCAAAGTTTCGTACGGAAAAATCATTATGGCTGAGTTCAACTATGACGGTCTGGCCCCGTCATTCCCTCTTGATCCTGCGCAGCCGCGATGGGTTTGGTGGGCATTCGATTTATACATGCTTCAGCCGATGTACCGTTATTTAATGCTAAACGGATTAATGTAA
- a CDS encoding DUF695 domain-containing protein, with protein MKQIDGAIASVLVNAGISAELPSEDKYYVGFIKLTMKAPNDRGLIGEDEEAQLSFIEDKIEMEALRYRIGNYVGKIVSNGEMTFIYYLKHDFEWPDVVQAAMGAFPDYGYTYGSKMDGDWEVYHKLLFPTPIEWQIIQNHKVCDHLKSQGDSLHLPRAIEHKAYFETAEKRSEFVSVIEAEGFKIKEHMEPNENTSMAGVSFYRQDKPFYYDIDALTLRLIDLSVEFKGAYDGWETSVVKI; from the coding sequence ATGAAACAAATCGACGGCGCTATCGCCTCGGTTTTGGTGAATGCGGGGATATCGGCGGAGCTTCCGAGCGAAGACAAGTATTATGTCGGTTTTATCAAATTGACGATGAAAGCTCCGAATGACCGGGGGCTTATTGGTGAAGATGAAGAGGCGCAGCTCTCATTCATCGAAGATAAAATCGAGATGGAGGCACTCCGTTACCGTATCGGCAATTACGTCGGGAAAATCGTCTCTAACGGCGAAATGACCTTTATCTATTATCTTAAACACGATTTTGAATGGCCCGATGTCGTGCAAGCAGCGATGGGGGCATTTCCTGATTACGGGTATACGTATGGGTCTAAAATGGACGGAGATTGGGAAGTGTATCATAAGCTCCTTTTCCCAACCCCGATCGAGTGGCAGATTATCCAAAACCATAAAGTCTGCGACCATTTAAAATCGCAGGGGGATTCACTCCATTTACCACGGGCTATTGAACATAAAGCCTATTTTGAAACGGCGGAAAAACGCTCCGAATTCGTTAGTGTGATTGAGGCGGAAGGGTTTAAAATCAAAGAGCATATGGAACCGAATGAGAACACTTCGATGGCAGGAGTCAGTTTTTATCGGCAGGACAAACCGTTTTATTACGATATTGACGCTTTGACACTCCGTTTGATCGATCTCAGTGTCGAATTTAAAGGTGCATACGACGGTTGGGAAACCAGTGTCGTTAAAATATAG
- the hypA gene encoding hydrogenase maturation nickel metallochaperone HypA, translating to MHEYSIVQALLTQCEDIAKENEAESVTKIIVKIGKMSGVEPHLLEIAFNTFKEKTVCDGADFVMNVQPLVIECKACGVQTALEKIYYKCPACESLDVKVIDGEDMFLMSLEME from the coding sequence ATGCATGAATATTCGATCGTACAGGCACTGTTAACCCAGTGTGAGGATATTGCAAAAGAGAATGAAGCCGAATCGGTGACGAAAATTATCGTCAAAATCGGAAAGATGAGCGGTGTTGAGCCGCATCTGCTCGAAATCGCGTTTAACACGTTTAAAGAGAAGACGGTGTGCGACGGTGCCGATTTCGTCATGAACGTTCAGCCTCTGGTGATCGAATGCAAAGCGTGCGGAGTGCAAACGGCGTTGGAAAAGATTTACTACAAATGCCCCGCGTGCGAGAGTTTGGATGTCAAAGTAATTGACGGTGAAGATATGTTTTTAATGTCGTTGGAGATGGAGTAG
- the hypE gene encoding hydrogenase expression/formation protein HypE — protein MTKTITLAQGNGGEENNDLIKKVFYKAFKNEILERSEDAAVIGNLAMTTDSFTVSPLFFAGADIGKLAVCGTCNDLAMMGAKPKYLTCSVIIEEGFEVESLERIVESMRAELAINGAVVVSGDTKVVPKGSVDKIFINTTGLGEIVQAGISSNNVSEEDVILINRDIGCHGATIFAAREGIEMSSTLRSDCNSLYPQVKALLDAGVEITAMRDATRGGVAAVLNEWARQSDVCIEVDEEKLPISDEVKGICEMLGFEATALANEGTFVLAIKKGSAAKALEILKSFEVCAMASVVGEVTQKYPKKVILKSPWGTSRFLETPNGELLPRIC, from the coding sequence ATGACTAAAACAATAACCCTTGCTCAAGGCAACGGCGGCGAAGAGAACAACGACCTAATCAAAAAGGTATTTTACAAAGCCTTTAAAAACGAGATTTTGGAACGGAGCGAAGATGCGGCGGTGATCGGGAATCTGGCGATGACGACCGATAGCTTTACGGTGAGTCCGCTGTTTTTTGCGGGGGCGGACATCGGCAAGCTCGCGGTATGCGGTACGTGTAACGATCTAGCCATGATGGGGGCTAAGCCGAAGTATTTGACGTGCAGTGTCATCATCGAAGAGGGGTTTGAGGTTGAATCGCTGGAGCGGATCGTCGAGAGCATGAGAGCGGAGCTTGCCATCAACGGTGCGGTGGTCGTCAGCGGCGATACGAAGGTGGTACCGAAAGGGAGTGTGGACAAGATTTTTATCAACACGACGGGTCTGGGCGAGATCGTCCAAGCGGGGATCAGCTCGAACAACGTGAGCGAAGAGGACGTTATCCTCATCAACCGCGACATCGGATGCCACGGGGCGACGATTTTCGCCGCGCGCGAGGGGATCGAGATGAGCAGTACGCTCCGTTCCGACTGCAATTCGCTCTACCCGCAGGTCAAAGCGCTTCTGGATGCGGGGGTGGAGATTACAGCGATGCGCGACGCGACCCGCGGAGGGGTTGCGGCGGTGCTCAACGAGTGGGCGAGACAGTCCGACGTCTGCATCGAAGTGGACGAGGAGAAACTCCCGATCAGCGATGAGGTCAAAGGGATCTGTGAGATGCTCGGTTTTGAAGCGACGGCATTGGCGAATGAGGGGACGTTTGTACTGGCAATCAAAAAAGGTTCTGCCGCAAAAGCATTGGAGATACTGAAAAGTTTTGAGGTGTGCGCCATGGCTTCGGTTGTGGGTGAAGTGACCCAAAAATACCCGAAAAAAGTGATATTGAAAAGTCCGTGGGGGACCTCTCGCTTTTTAGAGACCCCTAACGGCGAACTGCTACCGAGGATCTGTTAA
- the hypD gene encoding hydrogenase formation protein HypD, with protein MSSLQLKDLYDGFRDPDVIKGYQKVIATDAQKLSRTINIMEVCGGHTHTIMKYGILQLLPENIKFVHGPGCPVCIMPKERIDHAYVLSQQPNVILVTLGDMIKVPGSNGSLQDARSKGSDVRFVYSPLDCLKIAKENPDKTVIFFAIGFETTTPMTAALLDTVIKEDIPNILLHLNHVTVPEPMRALISDEACIIDAFLGPSHVSVISGSKIYEEFPRDWGKPVVVSGFEPVDVMQSISMIVKQFIENRCELEVEYHRAVSREGNLKAQAMVDKYFQKVDFRWRGLGDIPQSGLGLRAEYDKYNAEKIYDAVLPKEEIDDHKLCICGDILKGKASPPQCSIFGTACKPTSPVGSCMVSSEGACSAYYKYGNLI; from the coding sequence ATGAGTTCTCTCCAACTCAAAGACCTTTACGACGGATTTCGCGATCCCGATGTGATTAAAGGGTATCAAAAAGTGATCGCGACCGATGCGCAAAAGCTCTCCCGTACGATCAATATCATGGAGGTGTGCGGTGGGCATACCCATACCATTATGAAATACGGTATTTTGCAATTGTTGCCTGAGAATATCAAATTCGTACACGGTCCGGGATGCCCCGTGTGCATCATGCCCAAAGAGCGGATTGACCATGCCTATGTGCTCTCTCAGCAGCCTAACGTCATTTTGGTGACGCTGGGCGATATGATCAAAGTCCCCGGCAGCAACGGAAGTCTGCAGGACGCACGGAGCAAGGGCTCGGATGTCCGTTTCGTCTACTCGCCTCTGGATTGCTTGAAGATCGCCAAAGAGAACCCCGATAAAACGGTTATCTTCTTTGCCATAGGATTTGAGACGACGACCCCGATGACGGCAGCCCTTTTGGACACGGTGATAAAGGAGGATATACCAAATATTCTCTTGCATCTCAACCACGTCACCGTACCCGAACCGATGCGTGCGCTCATCAGCGACGAGGCGTGCATCATCGATGCGTTTTTGGGGCCCTCTCACGTCAGTGTCATCAGCGGAAGCAAAATCTACGAAGAGTTCCCGCGCGATTGGGGAAAACCGGTCGTTGTCAGCGGATTCGAGCCGGTGGACGTGATGCAGTCGATCAGTATGATCGTCAAACAGTTCATCGAAAACCGGTGTGAACTCGAAGTGGAATACCATCGCGCCGTATCGCGCGAGGGGAATCTCAAAGCGCAGGCAATGGTGGATAAATATTTTCAAAAAGTGGACTTCCGCTGGCGCGGTCTGGGCGATATTCCCCAAAGCGGACTGGGTCTGAGAGCGGAGTATGATAAATATAACGCCGAGAAGATTTACGATGCCGTTCTGCCGAAAGAGGAGATCGACGATCACAAACTCTGCATCTGCGGCGATATCCTGAAAGGGAAAGCCTCACCGCCGCAGTGCAGTATCTTCGGTACGGCATGTAAACCGACGAGCCCTGTGGGGAGTTGTATGGTCAGCTCCGAGGGTGCGTGTTCGGCATACTATAAATACGGAAATTTGATATGA
- a CDS encoding HypC/HybG/HupF family hydrogenase formation chaperone, translating to MCLSIPSKVVSIDTEQNVATVDTMGVQRTAGLDLMEEGSVAIGDYVLLHIGFIMNKIDEEDALESLRVYQEILEKLDEEERRQMVLDDDNCPSREAP from the coding sequence ATGTGTTTATCTATCCCCTCAAAAGTGGTCAGTATTGACACGGAACAAAATGTTGCAACCGTCGATACGATGGGGGTTCAGCGCACCGCAGGATTGGATCTGATGGAAGAGGGCTCCGTTGCTATCGGCGATTACGTACTGCTTCATATCGGATTTATCATGAACAAGATTGACGAAGAGGATGCCCTCGAATCGCTGCGGGTGTATCAGGAGATACTCGAAAAACTGGATGAAGAAGAGCGGCGGCAGATGGTGCTGGATGATGACAACTGCCCTAGCCGAGAAGCCCCATGA
- the hypB gene encoding hydrogenase nickel incorporation protein HypB — MCKDCGCSITTNKHQHGHTHVDEFGREYTHVHDHEHDSGEHDHDGGHHHHDHGEHSHAHQAAHETLHHNPQLNDKKTIEVIKKILDKNDHEAHHNREHFNEHGVLAINLMSSPGSGKTTLLEKMADLAPFKYGVVEGDLETSRDADRLKAKGIPAVQIQTGSACHLDAFMVHEGLHDLPLEPLDVCFIENVGNLVCPASYDVGSHLNIVLVSIPEGEDKIAKYPVMFRAADLILITKTDLLPYFKYDIEREKAEARKIKPNVDILEVNINDDASVKRVIEWIEFKRKMRN, encoded by the coding sequence ATGTGTAAAGATTGCGGATGTTCCATAACGACAAATAAACACCAGCACGGGCATACCCATGTGGACGAATTCGGCAGAGAGTATACCCATGTACACGATCACGAGCATGATTCAGGCGAACACGACCACGACGGCGGGCATCACCACCACGACCACGGAGAGCATTCACATGCCCATCAGGCGGCACATGAGACACTGCATCATAATCCGCAGCTGAACGATAAAAAAACGATTGAGGTCATTAAAAAGATTTTGGACAAGAACGATCACGAAGCGCATCATAACCGCGAACATTTCAATGAACACGGCGTTTTGGCAATTAACCTAATGAGCTCGCCGGGGAGCGGAAAAACGACCCTGTTGGAAAAAATGGCCGATTTGGCTCCGTTTAAATACGGGGTAGTCGAGGGGGATCTGGAGACGTCGCGCGATGCTGATCGTTTAAAAGCCAAAGGGATTCCTGCCGTTCAGATTCAGACGGGGAGCGCATGCCATCTGGATGCCTTTATGGTTCACGAAGGGCTGCATGATTTACCGTTAGAGCCTTTGGATGTCTGTTTTATCGAGAACGTCGGAAATCTGGTTTGTCCAGCGAGCTACGATGTGGGATCGCATCTTAATATCGTCCTCGTCTCCATCCCGGAGGGGGAAGACAAAATCGCCAAATATCCGGTGATGTTCCGAGCGGCCGATCTCATACTTATCACTAAAACCGATCTGTTGCCGTATTTCAAATACGATATTGAGCGTGAGAAAGCGGAAGCTAGAAAGATCAAACCGAACGTCGATATTTTAGAGGTCAATATCAACGATGACGCATCCGTAAAAAGGGTGATCGAATGGATCGAATTTAAACGAAAGATGAGAAACTGA
- a CDS encoding energy-coupling factor ABC transporter ATP-binding protein translates to MFRVENVTLKRDGDTIFENLNLRIEEGEKVVLLGVNGSGKSTLLKMLNALVIPDSGELLFENTPLTKKALKDKATNEYFRRSVGLVFQNIDAMLFNPSVYDEIAFGSRQLGFDDIDARVRNYADVFGLTPYLNSVPFKLSGGQKQKLALACVMSLSPKVLLLDEPTSALDPASTAKFMDMIAALNITTVTATHNLAIAPKLGERVIILDEKGKILYDGTSENAYEIDLLTRAGLII, encoded by the coding sequence ATGTTTAGAGTCGAAAATGTCACACTCAAACGAGACGGCGATACCATTTTTGAAAACCTGAACCTGCGTATCGAGGAGGGTGAAAAAGTTGTGCTGTTGGGGGTCAACGGGAGCGGAAAAAGCACGCTGCTCAAAATGCTCAACGCATTAGTCATCCCAGACAGCGGAGAGCTGCTTTTTGAAAACACTCCGCTCACTAAAAAAGCACTGAAAGATAAGGCTACAAACGAGTATTTTCGTCGCAGTGTCGGGCTTGTATTTCAGAATATCGATGCGATGCTGTTTAATCCGAGCGTCTATGATGAGATTGCCTTCGGCTCCCGTCAGTTAGGATTTGATGATATCGATGCGCGGGTTCGTAATTACGCCGATGTGTTCGGGTTGACACCGTATCTGAACAGCGTCCCGTTCAAGCTCAGCGGCGGACAAAAACAAAAACTCGCACTTGCCTGCGTGATGTCTCTTTCGCCTAAAGTGTTGCTGCTCGATGAGCCGACGAGCGCTTTGGATCCGGCAAGCACCGCCAAATTTATGGATATGATTGCCGCGCTGAACATTACGACGGTCACGGCGACGCACAATCTGGCAATCGCACCGAAATTGGGCGAACGTGTCATCATCTTGGACGAAAAAGGTAAAATCTTGTACGACGGGACAAGTGAAAACGCTTATGAAATCGATCTCCTCACCCGAGCTGGACTCATAATATGA
- a CDS encoding PDGLE domain-containing protein, translated as MSQTKKYLLIFILAAIALTPLGLIAEGPAWGEWSAEEIQAMIGYVPQSIEQTKPLIAAFIPDYEISGVSALVSTWISAAIGAGLLFAVMAIIKKSAKRAS; from the coding sequence ATGAGTCAAACTAAAAAATATCTGTTGATTTTTATCCTGGCGGCAATCGCACTCACCCCGCTCGGTCTTATCGCTGAAGGTCCGGCATGGGGCGAATGGAGTGCGGAGGAAATCCAAGCGATGATAGGCTATGTTCCTCAATCCATTGAACAGACAAAACCTTTGATTGCGGCGTTTATTCCCGATTATGAAATCAGCGGAGTCAGTGCTTTGGTATCGACGTGGATCAGCGCCGCTATCGGTGCGGGTTTGCTCTTTGCAGTCATGGCAATAATTAAAAAATCGGCAAAACGTGCAAGCTAA
- the cbiM gene encoding cobalt transporter CbiM, with protein MHIPDGFISPLTYIPATVAAIPLLVVAFKKTKEAINDESFALLSSLTAFSFVVMMFNIPIPGGTSGHAIGAAILAILFGPWVAAFCLSLTLFIQALIFGDGGLSVFAINSLAMGFVASFSAFYVHKLLKNRMNNTIALFLTGWSSIVFASVVVAVALGIQPLLGVDSAGHPIYFPFGLEVTIPAVVGSHLLFFGVVEGFATMLVMRFLEKMTHQISHKEVLG; from the coding sequence ATGCATATTCCCGACGGCTTTATATCACCCTTAACCTATATCCCGGCAACCGTTGCGGCTATTCCTCTTTTGGTTGTGGCTTTTAAAAAAACCAAGGAGGCTATCAACGATGAATCTTTTGCACTTCTATCATCTCTTACCGCTTTCTCTTTTGTCGTCATGATGTTTAATATTCCGATTCCGGGAGGAACCAGCGGACATGCTATCGGGGCAGCGATTTTGGCGATACTGTTCGGGCCGTGGGTGGCAGCTTTTTGCTTATCGCTGACGCTGTTTATACAGGCACTTATTTTCGGTGACGGGGGGCTGAGCGTATTTGCGATCAATTCTTTGGCAATGGGCTTTGTTGCTTCGTTTAGTGCATTTTATGTCCATAAACTCCTCAAAAACAGAATGAACAATACCATTGCATTGTTTTTGACAGGGTGGAGCAGTATCGTATTCGCATCCGTTGTGGTTGCCGTGGCTTTGGGTATTCAGCCGCTGTTGGGCGTCGATAGCGCCGGTCATCCGATCTATTTTCCGTTCGGGTTGGAGGTGACGATCCCTGCCGTTGTCGGGTCTCATCTACTTTTTTTCGGTGTCGTAGAGGGATTTGCCACCATGTTGGTCATGCGGTTTCTTGAAAAGATGACCCACCAAATTTCACATAAAGAGGTATTGGGATGA